DNA from Camelus dromedarius isolate mCamDro1 chromosome X, mCamDro1.pat, whole genome shotgun sequence:
TTAAACACACACTTTTCAGCTCCTTTTTTTCACTTGCTGAATCTTTCTTTGGATTCTATTTACCTTTGAGGAATATTAACTTTGGGGAGCCACACAAGATTTATGAAGCACAGGCTATTTACAAGTGTACTAAAGGATATACTTACTGATCAACAGGCTCACATTTCAAAGAGGGTAAAGTTGTGTAAGAGTGAAGGTTGATAAACTGAGTCCCATTTCACCATCACTGCTTATTTCTGGGGTTTGGGTGCGTGTGTGTCTTGTCTACTACACAAAATGCTGCACCGGTAATCTTTTAAGTTCAAGTGCTgtaacagtgcttctcaaacttaagCATGTACTAGAATCACTTAGAGGACATGTTAAGACATAGATCTCTGGGCCCCACacccagtttctgattcagtgggtctggggtgaggTTGAGAAGCTGCATCTTTAACTAAGTCCAGCTGATTATAATGCTGCCACCACTGCCAGGCCGCACTTTGAAAACACTGCTTTTAAGATTTCGACTGGTCAAGCTTTTCCTTATGCGAATCCTAgaatttgtgagaaataaaggaaatttaataCTGAGATTCTGAGGACAGAGTAGTACATTATCTGACTGGCTGGAATCACAGACCAGTATGATGTTATCTGGCAGTCGTTCTACTAGAATTAAGTCTTTCAGCATGCTATGGTTTTGTCTTGTTTATGGCCCTGGACAGTGACATTGACCATGTTTTCTTGGTCACTGACCTCACTGACCTCAAATTTTGATTATTTACTGTTCCAGCATAGTTAAATAACTGCACgatctcatctttaaaaatcaaagatgattCAAATCTATCTCATTTTCTTCTGACTCCTGCTAACTTTTAACtaacttcttttttctaaaaatgacCATGATCATTCTCTAGTATCTGAGTGTCTATAGAAGCCCTCCAAACTGGGCACAGAGGGGTAACTCAAGGGGAGGGTTTCTGCTATGGAGGTGGGGACAATCCCACTGATTAAATGTGCTGTAGACTGATACTGAAATACACTTTTAAGTGCTCTCAAAAACCACTTTATGCATGGGAAATTTTATCTCAGGGGAATGAGAGATGCTAATAAAACAAATCCTTtatgaagataaaagaaaaaatgaattgcAAGGACATGCTCATCAAAGGACTCACCAATCACCTCTTAACTTCTCTAAAATGTTACTTGCAAATTCGCAGAACTGAAATATTAGTATTTAAATCCAGGTCACAAAATTCAAAGCCATCAAGCATTTTGCATTCCACTGCTGCATATAAGGAATTAAGAAatggggaaatgaaaataatccaCTGCTTTTGATGTTTATTAGGTTTACAaaaactgtacatttttttttcttaagaaaaaccATTAACTTAGTACTGGTATCAAATAGACTAAACATTAACAggaaaatattctgatttttatttttgcacgTTATTCTCAAGTACACAATTACAATAATGTCACACATCcctatatgattttctttttatgtattttactttttttacaaAGTGTACAGAGGGAGGGACATACAATATTTAATAGGATATTTCTACAGAACAATAACTTATATTATGTCCTTGTAAAAATCTGTAcctctttaaaacatttaactgaaacatccattttttttagctttgctaatcaaaattgttttaagaattaaaactaGGTTGTAACTAATGTCAGTACATAACAGTGACTAcaacttcattttctctttatacAGACAAATACATTTTATCATATTCACTTGACCAAACCCTTAAATACCTTTTAAAGGTTTCAATAttgtgctttaaaaagaaaagaactgtgtATGATTCCAGACTATGTAAGAGAAATATAAAGTGTGTAAAGTGTTGTGTTCTTTatctttcagtttatttaaaaaaatatagttaaaggaccaattatttatattttctgtattaacttttacaggatgttttaaaattaataaatttccaCTTTCatttaagtgttttcttttacattatttctgggaaaaattaaaaataagggagATTTTAAAGGTTCtcacaaaaaaacagacagagCGTTCAAGAAAAGTACTGCAGGGTAATGAATCACACAACTGTAAGttactttaaagaaagaaaaaaaaagcacattatgGGGCCAAGAGGGCATAGGGGCTCCTATGCCGTGGCTTTGACTGGCATTCGGGTTGGAGTTCATACCAGCCTAAAGCACTTGATTTAGAGCTGGACTAAATCAATCTAGCACTTCAGAGGCTTGCCAAACACTAGACACTTCGACTTCTAACCCTATAAATAACTCTCGCCTACAAGTATCAATggcaaagagaaagatgaaaggtAAAAACCCAATAGCACAAAGGCGATGGAGCACCATAATGAAGTGGCTAGGCAGCTAACCAGTGGGAAGAAAATTCCTGCCTCTCAATGATGTGCCAGATACTCATGCGCCAACAGCCAATTGGGGCCCCCAAAATGGTTTTCTGTTCTCCAACTTATCTTAACATAATCAAATTCTAATTAACCAAGTTCGTTTTTATGAATTTTTGATACTGATTTGGAACTATATGTTAAAAAATGTCAACTTTCAAAgaaaaaccaaactgtgaaagaGTAGGTGATGTTCCAAATAAGGCCTCAGATTTGTCTCATGCACTTAAAACACACCTTTATCTTCTAATCAAAGTCAACTTAAGCgttaagtttttttaaagtttgctgaCTATAACTAAGAAATAACAGAGCAGGCTGGACTTGCCAAGTTTAAGTCGTAATTAGCACCCATTCTCTGGTCCACGGAGCTGCTGCTTCCTTTGTCCCCCCACAGTTGGTGACACAGAGTTCCCTCACGAGCTTCCCAGAGACAACTGACAAGAGTTAGGTCTGGATACTCATTAgcttttcagaaaaatataaaggcaTGGAGCTGAAGTTATATGAAAACATTCTATCTAGAAACATCTTAACTTCTATTTTTCAGTTAccaaagatatttaaaagaaaatacctttactctttaaaaatactaGTGTCCTTATTTTCCTTCTAATTCTTCACCTGAGTAGTCTCTCTGAAGAGCATGATTAACAAAATGCTCTCTCATGCATCCCTGCATCTTTCATGTTATCGTAAATTTAATACTTCTCATTATAGATTTTAAACAACTACTACTTGGGgttgtgtgtataaatatgtaaaataagcaatacacacagatacatgttatatatatgtgcatatacataatTCAGGgtacatttacatatataaagtTGCAAAAGATCCTATGAGCCACGAATTACCTCTAGGAGATTCCAAATGCAGTCCTCAATAAGTCTCATTTGTAGCACACAACCATTCCAAGACAAAGCAGCACAGACAGAATAATCAAAATACAACAGGATCAAGCAAAATTGTTCAATAAAGTTTTCTAAAAGTTTGCTATGCTGACAACAGATGTAAATACTCCAAAGAAAGCCTCCCCAAAAGTATACTGCGTCTGAACAAAACGAAAAGTAACACGAACCCAGCCACTGCTCTTTACTCGGCGATGCCAGGGACACAAAAGCTCAAATGGAAACTTCCACTGTCAtgtggtctgaaaatattaaacaaGACAAGTAAATGAATTCTGTTAGGATAATTAGACCTGACCGTAAAAATCTCCCCATTTATGTTAGTAGATGTCTCTGACAATTTTATTGTGAGAAATTTATGGGAAAAGAGAGAGTCAACATGAGTACTTTCAGAGTTACCAATCTAAAGTTACCTTAACTTTAAGTTAAATGGTCTTAGAAGAGTACCAAAGGTAAGCAcggtaaatatttaaataaatataaaacttctaaGATAGAAAAATTCAGTATAGAATCAGGGATTACTTTATTAAAAGCAACTTGCTTGTTGCCACTTTTCCCCATTTATTAAAcaaactgaatagaattcagaACACACTAttgaacaaaatgtaaaaaaaaaaagtcaactagAAGCAATAATTCTATTTGTACACAGCATAAATCAATATACAGTATCGTATGTGAACGAGACTGATTggctttaaaatgaattttctgcTTCAAGGCCAACATCTCTACAAACGTCTGTGTAAGTATCGTTAGGGCAGGCCAACTTCTTTATGATGTCGCATTATGTGCTGGTTCTTCTCTGAAGGTCTTCGGAACCCCTTCTTGCAGTACTCACAGCGGTGAGGGTAGTCTTTCGTATGAATGGAAATAACGTGCCGTTTAAAGCCTGAGGCATCTGTAGTGCTATACTCACAGTACTCACACTGATACACCTTCCTGCCACTGTGTGTCTTCATATGCTTTTTAAGCTCATTCTGTTGCCTAAATCCCTTTCTACATCTCTTACACCTGAACGGAAGATCTTTCGTGTGAACTGAGAGAATATGGCGACTTAGAACAAATGGATCTGCAATCTTAAAGTCACAATGTCTACACTGGTGCATTTTTTTACCCTTGTGGGCAGCCACATGTTTCTTGAGTTCAGAAGGCCTGTGAAAGCCTTTGTCACACATGTCACACTTATGGGGGTAGTCCTTCGTGTGAACTGAAATGATGTGTCGTTTCAGGTCGCTTGAGTTCGAGCTCTTGTGGTCGCAATGCAAACACTGGTGTGTTTTGCTTTCTTGGTGGATAAGAGCATGTTGCTGCACCTCTTTGGTATCGGAGAAAGTCAGAAGACAAATGTCACACTTGAATGGCATCTCTTTACTATGCTTAGTTTTTACGTGTGTTTTCAAGTTAGAAGAGTCTGCAGACCTGTATTCGCAGTACTGGCACTGGTACGGCTTCTCCCCGGTATGGATTCGCATGTGCTTTTTGAGCTCTGAGGGGTGTCGAAAACCTTTACCGCACTCCACGCATATATGAGGAAAGTTCTTGCTGTGGACCGCCAAGAGGTGGCGATTCAGTAACCCTTGTTCAGCGGTCTCGTATTCACAGAATTTACACTTGTGCATTTTGTTGGCTCCTTTTTCCTTATGCACCATTTTGTGAGTAAACAAAGCCCCAGCATGAGAGAAATGCTTCCCACACTCATCGCACTCGATGGCCTTCTCTGCCTTGCTGGTCAGCTTGTGGCTCTCCAGGTGGTTGTGTAAACTTATCTTCTTGTTGGTAGTGTAATCACAGTCAGTACAGCGGTACTTCTTCTTCGTAAGGTGTTCAGGATggtttttcatgtgtcttttcaaaaaaccTCGTGACTTAAACTTTTTCCCACAAATCATGCAAGGATAGACAGTCAAGGGATGTCCATCAGGGCCAATAATTATtgctaagaaaggaaaagagaggagcaTGAGTGATCAAACCAAGTCCTGCTCTGGTTTCTTCAAGAATTTAGAAGTGTATGTTCCAAACATTACTGGGCAAACACTCCTATGTTAGGCTATCTTCTACTTAACATTCTTTTTACCGTTTTTCAACATAAGAGACACAGCAGCCTCATCATAAAGAGAACCTGGTCTGGAAATTTCATTCAGTATGACTGTACCAATCTCACTGCCtccagtttaaaaatataaagaaatgaataaatatgtaactTCCGTCAACTAGTGACTAAAGCTGTAACAATTTAGAGACTGGTGGGAAATTATTGATAAAAATTAAGTTTCATAGTCATAACTTCTGCTTTGGTGATTCTAACAACATAATTTATATCAATTAAAGCTTAAATACAcctgtaaaattttaatatgcaaatCAGCATACAAGAATAGACAGGAATGTCACATGAACTGAAGTACTTGTCCTGCTGCTCTTTAAATTATTCCTGCTCTATGCTGACATAAtcatattctttaaatatattaacttagTTTTTCTAAAAAAGTCAATGCTTGCAACATATTTGagggatttcttttcatttccacatAAAAATCACCCaagttttgaattttttcatcCATGTTCAGTCCattccctgttttcttttttaaccaagGAAATCATTCATGAATATcacttaattcttaaaattatattttcacgTTCAATACACAAAAGCTCTATGTGGTCTAGCAGCTAAAATGCCATCACAACACCTTTGTGGATACATACTAGAGTTTCATCTGAGAGCTCGCAAAGCACGCTGCGCTGTGGAACTCGTGTGCCCTCACCTGTTTGGTACTGCCTGGAATCaggtcttctccttttctttggtttttgtttagcCAGTCTGCCGAGCCCAGCAGACTCATCTATGTGCAAGAGGGCACTTGCAGTGCCATTCCGGTTTTCAATTCCATCAGAATTATTACCTAACAATgcgcattaaaaaacaaaattatacagtattataaattataaagaattaGGGACTCTTTATTAACTACAACAACGAAAGTAAGCCATGATACTCATGAATGACAGAGATTCCCCATTCTAGGTAATGGGTTTTACGACCACTTATTATATCAAGACCGTAGGAAATGCCTAGCTtccaaatctaaaaaaaatgtcaGCATTTTGCCCCATGGACTCCCTTGTTGTCTCCCAAAATTGTAAAGTCATTGGCCACATATAATCAAGATGAAAAGTTTCAGCTTGAAAGCCTGTGTACTTCTTGCAGTACTTCCTTCTACGTAATATACACATGAAGGAAAttcctgttaaaaataaagacaaaaagtagACTTTATAATCTTCCTCTACTCTTGTTCAAATCAAATAACCCTCACAGGGTACTGGTATTTCAGATTTGTGAAACCTAAGACCACAGAAACCATTTTTCAGCTATGAACTCACGTTCAAGGACCACGTCAGTGCCAAGAGCCGCTATGTGACTTACCGTAAGCTGCTGCCCATGCTATTGGCATGAAGGTTTTGATTTCATTGTCATCGATTTGCTGTTCATGTGCAgcagctgctgccgctgctgcagCAGCGTCTTCCTCTCCTACAATCACTTCCATATAAACTTCATCAGCGATTTCAGCAACATCTAAGTGGAAAATTACAGAAACTTATGTGACCAGGTTTACAGAGATCCCAGGAAAGACAGTTTCATTTGAATTCAGTTAACAGACAAGAAGGTTCAAGTGCTATATACCTAGGACACAACTTTCGTGTAGTGAGCACTCAAtaggtatttgctgaatgagtcaTACATTTCTTGGCTTTcaccataatttgtttttaaagcaacattCTAAGCATACCTAACAAGTCATTGATGTTTCCTATGAAATATGGCAGCATAATAATCTCTACAATAATGTTACTCTGTTTCCTTCAAATACtggccatatttttaaaaaataagtaagagcTATAGGTACACAAAATTCTCTCCCACAGAAAGGCCACCTACTTACTTAAATCTTCATCTTCTTGCTGAGAGTCGTTGACGGTCATATAAACCATCTTTTCCCTTGGCACACGAAGACTGCTATTCTGATCAAGTAGTTCAACTCCATGATCATTCTCAGGTTCACTCTCCACAATGTCTACAGTGCCACCTATCAGGAAAGATGACAACTCGAAGAATTTATGTGAAAACTTCATTTCTACCTGTTTCACTTACtgcatttcacacacatttctacTGCTACATTGGAACCCTCGCTTAAAAGCTATCttcagaaaagattttaaatagtCTCAGTCTACACCACCAAAAAGTAATCAGGTTGAAGTGTTTGATCAGGATGAATAATATGCTGAAGATTTCCTCTTACCTAAGTCATCCTCCCCAGGGTCAGCTTTAAAAATGTACACCTTGATGACTTCAGGGCAAGTGCCATCCACTTTACAAGGATCAATTTCCGACTCTGCGTCCATGGTCATTCCAGAGGAACCATCATGTTCTATTTTGCCAGCATCATCCACTGAAAAGGCAGGAAACACattacaaataataatagtagatttttaaataaataaaatgttaccattttcaAAAAGCCCTTTTTTACAAATATAATCTCTAACTTGATTCACATAAAACTGGATGACTTTACATAAACAATGAGACACGCAGGGCACGGTGGGAAATGTGGCTGACTGCTACGCTAAAGCCAGGTCATGGAGGGCTTTGTGCAACCAGACAGAGGGGCTCAGACTTGACCCTGGTAGACaggaggtttctcagtctggtcaGGTGTCAAAATCTC
Protein-coding regions in this window:
- the ZFX gene encoding zinc finger X-chromosomal protein isoform X1 — its product is MDEDGLELQPQEPNSFFDATGADAAHMDGDQIVVEVQETVFVSDVVDSDITVHNFVPDDPDSVVIQDVIEDVVIEDVQCPDIMEEADVSETVIIPEQVLDSDVTEEVSLAHCTVPDDVLAPDITSASMSMPEHVLTSESIHVSDVGHVEHVVHDSVVEAEIVTDPLTADVVSEEVLVADCASEAVIDANGIPVDQQDDDKSNCEDYLMISLDDAGKIEHDGSSGMTMDAESEIDPCKVDGTCPEVIKVYIFKADPGEDDLGGTVDIVESEPENDHGVELLDQNSSLRVPREKMVYMTVNDSQQEDEDLNVAEIADEVYMEVIVGEEDAAAAAAAAAAHEQQIDDNEIKTFMPIAWAAAYGNNSDGIENRNGTASALLHIDESAGLGRLAKQKPKKRRRPDSRQYQTAIIIGPDGHPLTVYPCMICGKKFKSRGFLKRHMKNHPEHLTKKKYRCTDCDYTTNKKISLHNHLESHKLTSKAEKAIECDECGKHFSHAGALFTHKMVHKEKGANKMHKCKFCEYETAEQGLLNRHLLAVHSKNFPHICVECGKGFRHPSELKKHMRIHTGEKPYQCQYCEYRSADSSNLKTHVKTKHSKEMPFKCDICLLTFSDTKEVQQHALIHQESKTHQCLHCDHKSSNSSDLKRHIISVHTKDYPHKCDMCDKGFHRPSELKKHVAAHKGKKMHQCRHCDFKIADPFVLSRHILSVHTKDLPFRCKRCRKGFRQQNELKKHMKTHSGRKVYQCEYCEYSTTDASGFKRHVISIHTKDYPHRCEYCKKGFRRPSEKNQHIMRHHKEVGLP
- the ZFX gene encoding zinc finger X-chromosomal protein isoform X2, encoding MDEDGLELQPQEPNSFFDATGADAAHMDGDQIVVEVQETVFVSDVVDSDITVHNFVPDDPDSVVIQDVIEDVVIEDVQCPDIMEEADVSETVIIPEQVLDSDVTEEVSLAHCTVPDDVLAPDITSASMSMPEHVLTSESIHVSDVGHVEHVVHDSVVEAEIVTDPLTADVVSEEVLVADCASEAVIDANGIPVDQQDDDKSNCEDYLMISLDDAGKIEHDGSSGMTMDAESEIDPCKVDGTCPEVIKVYIFKADPGEDDLGGTVDIVESEPENDHGVELLDQNSSLRVPREKMVYMTVNDSQQEDEDLNVAEIADEVYMEVIVGEEDAAAAAAAAAAHEQQIDDNEIKTFMPIAWAAAYAIIIGPDGHPLTVYPCMICGKKFKSRGFLKRHMKNHPEHLTKKKYRCTDCDYTTNKKISLHNHLESHKLTSKAEKAIECDECGKHFSHAGALFTHKMVHKEKGANKMHKCKFCEYETAEQGLLNRHLLAVHSKNFPHICVECGKGFRHPSELKKHMRIHTGEKPYQCQYCEYRSADSSNLKTHVKTKHSKEMPFKCDICLLTFSDTKEVQQHALIHQESKTHQCLHCDHKSSNSSDLKRHIISVHTKDYPHKCDMCDKGFHRPSELKKHVAAHKGKKMHQCRHCDFKIADPFVLSRHILSVHTKDLPFRCKRCRKGFRQQNELKKHMKTHSGRKVYQCEYCEYSTTDASGFKRHVISIHTKDYPHRCEYCKKGFRRPSEKNQHIMRHHKEVGLP